The stretch of DNA CTATTACCGATCCAAGAGTTACCGATACGCCCAACTGGAGCAATCCATTGACGAATTCGAGTTCGAAGATGACTATGACCTCGCCAGTTCGCTCGAGCTCAAGGAGGACTACGAAAAGATCGGGGCGCTCATCAATGAATTGGACGCCCGGTCCCAGCAGATCATCCGGCTTAAATTATTCGGAGATTATACATTGCAAGAAATTGCAACCATCGAAACGATTCCGTTGTCGACAGTGAAAACGAGATATTATGCAGCGCTGAAATTGATTCGCAAAGAAATGAAGGAGGATGCGCATGAATAAAGAAAAATTCAAAGTTCCGATGCCGGATGACCAGATGATCCATTTGCAAGTGGAACAGATCGTCACGAAAGGCCTGCAGCGCAAACCAAGCTTTCCGATCTATCTCAAAACGATGGGCCGGCAAATCGGCATGCGCCATCTGTTCGCTGATCGAGTCGAACTCGGGCTCCTTTTGCTGGCAGCGATTGCCCTGTTCAGCGTCCTGCTCATACCGGCTCGGACGCCGAGCGAAGGCATGTATGCTTCCATCTTTCTGTTGTCGCCAATCGTGTTTCTTGCTTTCTCCCTTTACACCTATCTGAATAAAATCGAGCGGGACACGTATGAAGTCGAGATGTCCTGCAAATTCAATGTCTACCAGGTCATCGCTTTCCGGATGCTCCTATTCAGTGTCGTCTCGATTCTTGTCAACACGCTCCTCATTGCATTGATTGCGTGCGTCCACAAGGACATTAGTTTCTCTCGGGCATTGATGATCTCCCTGACCGCGCTGTTCCTGTTCGCCATCCTCTTCCTCTACGCCTTGATGAGGCGCCGTTCGCTAGTAATGGTGACGATGACGGTTGCAGGTTGGATGGCGGGGAACGGGCTGCTGCATTACGGGGCTCGCGAATCGTACGGAGCACTGCTCATGCAATTGCCTCTGCTCATCTATACCCTCGTCCTAGTCAGCAGTGCCATCCTTTATTGGAAAACCTTGAAACGATTACTTTATTTCCGTCAGATGAAAGGGGCTTTTTAACATGCTCGTTGTGAAAGATGTGACAAAACAGTACGGCGACTTCACAGCCTTGCAGGACATCCACTTGGAATTTTCCAATGGCTTGTACGGTTTGCTCGCTCCGAACGGGGCTGGGAAGACGACGCTCATCAAAATGTTGGCGACGTTGATGTTCCCGACGAAAGGCGAGATTTTATTCAACGGGAACAACATTATCGATATGGATGACGAGTACCGTGATTTGCTCGGCTATTTGCCGCAGCAATTCGGCTATTATAAAAACTATTCACCGAAGCAATACCTTCTCTATTTGGCCGCATTGAAAGGGATCGGTAAGAAAGAGGCGTTGCCAAAAATCACAGATTTGCTCGAGAAGGTTGCATTAGGCGACGTCGCCAATAAGAAAATGAAGAAATTCTCCGGGGGGATGATCCAGCGGGTCGGGATTGCGCAGGCGCTGTTGAACGACCCGAAAATTCTCATCATGGACGAGCCGACTGCCGGATTGGATCCGAAAGAACGGGCGCGTTTCCGTCATTTGCTCACCGATCTGGCACGCGAGAGGCTCGTTATCATTTCTACACATATCGTGTCGGATATCGAATCGATTGCAAATGAAATCATCATGATCAAAAACCAGCGCCTTCTGTATAAGGATTCGGTGGAAGCGATCTGCGGAACGCTGGCGGGCGCCGTGTTCGAAACGACGATGGACTATGCCCAGCTGGAATCGTTTCGGAAACAGCATACGCTATTATCCGAAAAGCAGGAGTATGGGAATATGATTGTCCGGTTCGTACATAAAGGAACGCCCGAGGCCGATTGGGCGCCAGTCCCGCCGCAATTGGAGGACGTCTTCCTCTACGAATATCGAGACAACATCGGAGAAGCGTGATGCGAATTTTTCTAAATGAATGTAGGAAAGCCGCCACGTCCCCGATCCTGATTGCGCTGCTCGTCCTGTTCTGTGCCTATAATATCTTCCTCATCGTCAGTTCATCCAACCATAAAGAGGAATTGAACATCGTCAACGACATCGTCGATACTTACGGCCTCCAAATCACGGCCGCGTCGTTGCAGCAATTTGAAAAAAATGTACAAACCGACCTAACCGAACTGGAGAAGATGACCGGGCAGAAATTCGGCACGGTCCATGACTTCCTCTCCGGCTTGCGCTTTGAAGATCGCGATCGATACAGCGAAGCGGACTGGCAGTTCATCGACCGTCTGCAAATCAAAGAAATGTACCTAGGCATGGCGGAATCCATCGACGAAAGTTACGCGACCATCGACATCGAAGCGCTGGGGGAAGGGGAAGTGAAGAAATATGCCCTGAGCGGCACGGCAGCCAATATTTTACGGAAGGAATACAAAAAGTTCGCCGAGCGATTTGAAGAAATGGTTGGAAATGAAGAACATAAACAGTGGTTCTTTGCTGGGAAAGTGTATTTCATGCACAGTTTCCTTTTCAAAACGGTCTTCTTGCACATCATTATCGAGTCGCTGCTTCTCGTCATTTTGGCAACCGCGCTCATTATGAACTACGAATTTGAAAGCCGGACACATCTCGTCAGCTATGCAACACGACGGGGCCGGAAGCTGGTGAAGGATAAGCTTGCCGCATCGTTGATGATCGCCGCGATACTTACCGCCATCGTGCTGGTCGTCACACTGGTCACGTATTTCATCATTTTCGATTATTCGCATGTGTGGAAGACGTCCATTAGCAGTGCGTTCAATTGGGAGTATAACTTTCCGAATATTGCTTGGTGGGATTTGTCCGTGCGCCAATACTTGGTCGGCGTGATCGGGCTTGTCATGATTGGCATGCTGCTATTTTCAGGTTTGACATCCGCCCTATCCATCGTATTGAAAAACAGCTATGTCGCCTTCTCGCTGATGGCCCTCTTTTTCGTCATCGCGTGGCTCATGCCGGGCTTCATGTCGACTTCATCCAGGCTGCTTTTCATTTCCAGCTATAATCTGTCGACGTTATTGATCGGCATTTCCGGGTCGTTCATGGGAAGCAGCGGGCTGACGATGTTCAAGAACTTTGAATGGATGACAGTCGCTAGCTGGACGATCTTTGCGGTGGCGTTTTGTTTCATTTCAATACAGCGGTTTCGGAAAGAGGATATTTAGGAAAGGGGGCTTCTGAAAATGAGGATTTTATGGAATGAAATGAAGAAAATTTTGACGTGGAAAGCGATGTTGCTGCTGTTTCTTGTTAATAGTGTGCTCTATTTCCTGTTGATTGAGTTTCATATTGAACACTTCCCAAATGGAAGACCGGCGCTGGATTCGTATAGGCTCGGGGTCGAGATGATCGAGAAATATGGCACGGATATGGATGCGGAGGAAATAATCGACTTTAAAAACGAATACGATGCTCGCGTGGAGGAAGCGGACCAGTACTTGCAGGCGAGGCAGGAGTTTGTCGAAGCGGGGCTTGATACATACGACAAACTGATCAACCATGATTGGGACAATCAGGAGCAGAGCGATTTACAGAACCGAATTTTTCACGAGGAACAGGTCGACCTTTTCTGGGAGTTGCAGGATAGAAGAAGACTGGTTGAGTTCCATGAATCAAAGGACGTGATTCCAGATAATCTTTCATCTGAGCAGATACAGCGTATGGAGAAATTATTTGCTGCCGGGAAATTTCAAGTGTACACCGAAATTGTAATGGAAAACTTCCGGACTTTTATTGGGAACGTGGCGATCGCCATCCTGTTCAGCGTCGTCCTCGTCATTTCACCGGTAATCTTGAAAGATCGGATGAGACAGATTGTGCCGTTGCAGTACACTACGAAGAAAGGCCGAAACTTGTACAGGACGAAAATCGTGGCCGGCTTACTCTCCGCCTTCCTGGTCATCACAGGATTGCTGGCGGTCTATTTTGGTATTTATTCATTGAACAATACATCTCCGTTTTTTGACGTGCGGGTGAACACATTTATCGGCCCCGAATCTTGGTATGATCCGACGTTCTTCCAGTATATCGTTTTATGTGCAGCCGCCATTTACGCCATCGGATTAATCAGCGCGTTACTGGCCATGGCGAGCTCAACGGTCGTCCCGAATTTCGTGTCGTTGATCGGAGTGCAAATCCCGATCATCGCAGGAATGCTCATCGTCGGTTTGAAACCAATGCTCCATTTCATCATCGCAATCTTGTATCCGCAATGGTTAGTTCCGCTCGCTTATGTGGCGCTTGTGGTGGTGAGCGTAGTGGTGGTGTGGCGTTTGTGGAGGGGAGAAGGGAAGCGGGATATTGTATTGTGAAATCAGACGAGTGGAAGATATAGGAACGTAAGATTAACTAAAAGATAAATAGGGGAACGCCAGCCCGGGCGAGGTTGGCGTTTTTTTGACAGGGGCGGTAGACGATTTTGATGAGGGCAGTCGTGCCATGAAGGTTTAGTTGATTATCCTTAGTCCATAAAGTTTTATCAGAAAAGACCACTTTCTAAAATGTATTATATAGAATAATGTGTTAGTATAATAAGAACAAGGAAAAGGTTTCTTGGTTCTTGGTCCCTAGTTCAGGGTATAAATTTAAAAGAAGGAGGCATATACTATGGTGTACTTAAAAGATATCTCGGAGGAGAGAACACAGATGAGAGTGCCCAAAAAAATTGCAGTCTCCCGAAAAAGACAAATTACCATACCAATAGATTTCTATGAACAGTTAGAAATTGGTGATGAAGTGATTTGTGAGGTTGTTGACAACAGTTTGGTAATTAGGCCGATCAGCGAGCCTCAAGATTTTAGTGAATACATCTTGCGTGACTTAATTAATGAAGGGTATGAGTCGGGTGAAGAATTATTAAAAGAGTTTTCTTATAGAAAATCTCAAATCAAACCTGCCCTTGAACAAATGATTGCCGAAAGCCGCGATGGGAAAGTTTATTCCAGTCCCGAAGAGTTCTTTAGCGAACTAGATGAGGATGAAGATGAATAGGCAGGTACCCTTGAAACTTGAAATATTACCAAGGGCTAAAAGATTTTTTAAATCAATCAGACGAGACAAAGAATTATCACAAAAGTTTCAAAAACAAATCAAGAATTTACAATTAAATCCATCCTTGGGGACTCTCAAGTCAGGTGATTTAGGTGGAGTGTTTTCAATGGATATTCGACATAACAAGGTTGAATACGAATTAGCTTACTGTGTAGAGCAGTTGGAAGATGGAAAAATACTTCTTATTATTTTGGCGGGAACAAGAGAAAATTTCTATAATGAACTAAAGACATATATGAAAACAACCACAAGATTAAAACGGCATTAAAACAGAGTCCCTGGATAAAATTAGGGACTCTATTTTAATTACAACAAAGGAAACTCTCCCCGCCAAGTCGAAGTCACATAACAGACGAAATGGGGGAATTCATATGAAAAAACGAAAAGTGGCAGCGAAGGATTTGTTCGTGTTGCAGTCGGTTACGAATCCGCGATTATCGCCGGATGGCAAGGCGGCTGTCTTCGTCAAGACGCATATCGATGAGGAACAGAATAAATATGTAGCGAATTTATTCCACATCGATTTAGATACGAACGAAGTGACACAGTGGACACACGGGGGCCAGCGAGTGTCTGCGCCGGCGTGGTCGGCGGATGGGAAGCACATTGCGTTTTTGTCCGATCGCGAGGAGAAGAATCAGTTATACGTCCTTTCCGCAACGGGCGGCGAGGCGCGGAAGTTGACGGCATTTATCAATGGCATTACTTCGTTTCGCTGGTCGCCGTGCGGCAATCAAATCTGGTTCGCGGCCGATGTGCAAAAAGGCAAGTCGTTCACCGATGAGCCTGAAAAACAGGAAGACACAGAAAAGCCGGAACCGGCCCGTGTGACGAAAATGAAATATAAAGCGGATGGCATAGGTTTATTAAAACAGGATGTGTTTCGTCAAATTGGGGTGCTCGATGTGGAGACGGGAACCGCAACACCGTTCACAGAAGGCCATCACCAACATACATTGCATGCGGTTTCGCATGACGGGAAGCGTCTGGTGATCGGTGTCAATCGGCGGGAGAATCAGGATTTTGATTTTCGGCAGCCGTTGGTTATGGTCAATGTGCAGACGAAAGAGGAAACGGTGGTCATCGACGAGGAAGGGGCGTATGGCGACGCACGCTTTTCCTTTGATGACCGGTATATCGCATTTTCGGGAGCGGGTAGTGCGTACAAGAATGCGACCCATGATTGTGTACTCGTCTACGACACGGCAGATGGGACACTTCTGAATTTGACGGAAGGCTTGGACGCACCGGTCGTGGATGCGGTCGTGGCGGATCTGCAGCAGGGGGCAGCTGCGCCGGGTGTCGTTTGGACGAAGGACAACCATTTGTACTACCAATTATCGACGAGGGGCGATGTGCAATTGTACTTTGCTTCGCTCGACGGCGCGCTGTTTCCGGCGACACCGCAAGATGAGCATGTGTACGATTATGACGTTTCGATGGCTGGGGAATTTGCCCTTCTTTGCGTCAGCGATCCGGCGAATCCAGGTGAGTTGGTCAAGCATGTGATTACAACAGGCGAGCGGGAGACGCTTACTTCATTCAATCGGAAGTATGTAGAGGAAACGATACTTGTGGCACCAGAGCAAATTGCCTTCGTGGGACCGGATGGATGGGATGTGCACGGATGGCTCATGAAACCGGCTGACTTTGTGGAAGGCCAGCGCTATCCGCTCGTCGTGGAAATCCACGGCGGCCCGCATACGATGTACGGCCATTCATTTTTCCACGAACTGCAATTTCTGGCGGCGCAAGGCTACGGCGTGTTGTACGTCAATCCGCGGGGCAGTCACGGGTACAGTCAGGCGTTCGTCGACGCAGTGCGGGGCGATTACGGCGGCGGAGATTATGAGGATATCATGGCGGGGCTCTATTTTGTGATGAATGAAAATGAATGGATCGACCCCGACCGGCTCGGGGTAACCGGCGGTAGTTACGGTGGCTTCATGACGAACTGGATCGTCAGCCGGACGAATCAATTCAAAGCCGCGGTGACGCAACGATCGATTTCCAACTGGATCAGCTTCTTCGGCGTGTCCGACATCGGCTATTATTTCAGCGATTGGCAAATTGGTGCTGATATGAAGGACACCGGGAAGCTGTGGGACCGCTCGCCGTTGAAATATGCGGAACGGGTGGAAACACCGTTGCTGATCCTCCATTCGGAAAACGATTTCCGTTGCCCGATCGAACAGGCGGAACAGCTTTTTATCACACTGAAAAGTCTCGGAAAGGAAACCGAATTCGTCCGCTTCCCGGACGCGGATCACAACCTGTCGAGGACCGGGATTCCTAGCCTGCGGATCGCTAGGTTGGAAGAGATTGTTGGGTGGTTTGAAAGGTATTTGTGAGGAGGTAGGGGATTGTCATGGGAAATTGAGAAACTCTCATGGCAAATCCCTGAACTGTCATGGGAATCGTGGAAACTGTCATGGCTCGGTCAAACTGTCATGGGAAATCAGGCAACTGTCATGGCAAATTCTCGAACTGTCATGGGGCCAGTGGAAACTGTCATGGCGTGGCCAAACTGTCATGGGAAATCGGGCAACTCTCATGGCAAATCCCTGAACTGTGATGGGATTTGCGAAAACTGTCATGGCGCGGGCCAACTGTCATGGCAAATCCCCGAACTGTCATGGGGATCGCAAAGACTCTCATGGCCCGGGCATAAACGTCCAAATAAAAAAACTGGAGGTTATCAATCCAAATGAAATGGACTAAATTGAAAAAGTTAGCGGAAGATTGCCTCTGCGATTCATTGAAAGGTCGGGCTACGTACCAACTTGTCGTTCATCGCAAAAGCCATGATCAGACGAGGACGTTCCGAGTGACTCTCGATGGTCACGAAATCTTTCGGGCTTCGGACATCCCGTTTTCGATGGCAGCCAATACACGCGGGATCGAATTAACTGCGGAGCGGCAAATCGATCCGTTGGCATGGGTTGATAATGTGGGGCAACTTTGGCAGTCACCAGAATTGAAACGGCTGCATGCCGCCTATGATGACGCGGAACTCGAGGTGAAGGAGCAGGGGCTGTTCCCTGCATGGGAAATGGTCCCACTTTTATACGAATTCCTTCAACTGCCAATCGAACAGGCGCTGGCACATGAACACCCATTCATACGCGCCATTAGCTTATTGGATCGGCGGGTCGGGAAACGGCGGCTGGCTGGGATAAAACCTGAATTAGAGGAAGCCTTAGTGCGACAATTTTATGAAATCCGGGAAACTGCCGGAAAGGAGACCGTCATTTCTTAATAGAGTGACGGTTTTTGGTTATAAAGTTGTGGAGGTTTTTCGGAAAGGTGTGAGCGTTTCCCTTGAGGGTATGCCAGTTGTCCATCAAGATGTGTGAGTTTCATTCGAGGGGGGATCAGCATAGGGAGCACCTTTTTTTAATAATGAGTGATTACTCACTTTACTACTACCACTACTTCTTTTATAATGGAGTGAGTAATCACTCACTACGTGAAAGGAGCGGATTTTATGCAATCAACCACCAAACCTTGTGTATCCATCCGTAACGTTTCCAAGAGTTTCAAGGATCATCCGGTTCTTCAGGATATCAATCTGGACATTATGCCAGGGGAGATTTTCGGGCTTCTTGGACCGTCAGGAGCGGGGAAGACGACGTTGGTGAAAGAGTTGGCGGGGCTGGACACGCCGACGAGCGGGGAAAATCTTGTCTTTCAGGAAAAGATGCCTTCCTTGCATTTGATAAACCGGATCGGTTATATGGCCCAGTCGGATGCCCTGTACGAAGAACTGTCTGCGAAGGAGAATCTTCAATTTTTTTCGGAGCTGTATGGCTTGAAAGGG from Bacillus sp. OxB-1 encodes:
- a CDS encoding SF0329 family protein; the encoded protein is MKWTKLKKLAEDCLCDSLKGRATYQLVVHRKSHDQTRTFRVTLDGHEIFRASDIPFSMAANTRGIELTAERQIDPLAWVDNVGQLWQSPELKRLHAAYDDAELEVKEQGLFPAWEMVPLLYEFLQLPIEQALAHEHPFIRAISLLDRRVGKRRLAGIKPELEEALVRQFYEIRETAGKETVIS
- a CDS encoding type II toxin-antitoxin system RelE/ParE family toxin, whose product is MNRQVPLKLEILPRAKRFFKSIRRDKELSQKFQKQIKNLQLNPSLGTLKSGDLGGVFSMDIRHNKVEYELAYCVEQLEDGKILLIILAGTRENFYNELKTYMKTTTRLKRH
- a CDS encoding S9 family peptidase; its protein translation is MKKRKVAAKDLFVLQSVTNPRLSPDGKAAVFVKTHIDEEQNKYVANLFHIDLDTNEVTQWTHGGQRVSAPAWSADGKHIAFLSDREEKNQLYVLSATGGEARKLTAFINGITSFRWSPCGNQIWFAADVQKGKSFTDEPEKQEDTEKPEPARVTKMKYKADGIGLLKQDVFRQIGVLDVETGTATPFTEGHHQHTLHAVSHDGKRLVIGVNRRENQDFDFRQPLVMVNVQTKEETVVIDEEGAYGDARFSFDDRYIAFSGAGSAYKNATHDCVLVYDTADGTLLNLTEGLDAPVVDAVVADLQQGAAAPGVVWTKDNHLYYQLSTRGDVQLYFASLDGALFPATPQDEHVYDYDVSMAGEFALLCVSDPANPGELVKHVITTGERETLTSFNRKYVEETILVAPEQIAFVGPDGWDVHGWLMKPADFVEGQRYPLVVEIHGGPHTMYGHSFFHELQFLAAQGYGVLYVNPRGSHGYSQAFVDAVRGDYGGGDYEDIMAGLYFVMNENEWIDPDRLGVTGGSYGGFMTNWIVSRTNQFKAAVTQRSISNWISFFGVSDIGYYFSDWQIGADMKDTGKLWDRSPLKYAERVETPLLILHSENDFRCPIEQAEQLFITLKSLGKETEFVRFPDADHNLSRTGIPSLRIARLEEIVGWFERYL
- a CDS encoding ABC transporter ATP-binding protein — encoded protein: MLVVKDVTKQYGDFTALQDIHLEFSNGLYGLLAPNGAGKTTLIKMLATLMFPTKGEILFNGNNIIDMDDEYRDLLGYLPQQFGYYKNYSPKQYLLYLAALKGIGKKEALPKITDLLEKVALGDVANKKMKKFSGGMIQRVGIAQALLNDPKILIMDEPTAGLDPKERARFRHLLTDLARERLVIISTHIVSDIESIANEIIMIKNQRLLYKDSVEAICGTLAGAVFETTMDYAQLESFRKQHTLLSEKQEYGNMIVRFVHKGTPEADWAPVPPQLEDVFLYEYRDNIGEA
- a CDS encoding RNA polymerase sigma factor, whose translation is MDREKRWIQQIQKKGSESAANALVTKYYNEMFAFCYKQTIDADLAMDLTQEIFISALQSIRNYDKAKASFRTWLYKLASHRLVDYYRSKSYRYAQLEQSIDEFEFEDDYDLASSLELKEDYEKIGALINELDARSQQIIRLKLFGDYTLQEIATIETIPLSTVKTRYYAALKLIRKEMKEDAHE
- a CDS encoding ABC transporter permease; the encoded protein is MRILWNEMKKILTWKAMLLLFLVNSVLYFLLIEFHIEHFPNGRPALDSYRLGVEMIEKYGTDMDAEEIIDFKNEYDARVEEADQYLQARQEFVEAGLDTYDKLINHDWDNQEQSDLQNRIFHEEQVDLFWELQDRRRLVEFHESKDVIPDNLSSEQIQRMEKLFAAGKFQVYTEIVMENFRTFIGNVAIAILFSVVLVISPVILKDRMRQIVPLQYTTKKGRNLYRTKIVAGLLSAFLVITGLLAVYFGIYSLNNTSPFFDVRVNTFIGPESWYDPTFFQYIVLCAAAIYAIGLISALLAMASSTVVPNFVSLIGVQIPIIAGMLIVGLKPMLHFIIAILYPQWLVPLAYVALVVVSVVVVWRLWRGEGKRDIVL
- a CDS encoding AbrB/MazE/SpoVT family DNA-binding domain-containing protein; translation: MVYLKDISEERTQMRVPKKIAVSRKRQITIPIDFYEQLEIGDEVICEVVDNSLVIRPISEPQDFSEYILRDLINEGYESGEELLKEFSYRKSQIKPALEQMIAESRDGKVYSSPEEFFSELDEDEDE